GCTGCTGGCGACGTCGACCATCGGCAGCTGACCTTCCTTCAAGACGCGCGCCCGCTTGGAAACGGCGACGACGAGTCCGTACTTGTTCTCGATCTTCTCGAGCAACGCCTCGAGCGGAGGCCGAATCATCATGATGGTATCCTATCCTCCTTGTACCGTGAAACGCATATGCCCAGCAACGCGGATCGGCGGACAACGGGACACGCCACCGCAGGGCCGGAAACACCGGCGGAATGGATGGGGAACCAAACGCTGGTAGGCGGGGGAAATCTGCGGCGGGGTGAAAGCGATGACTCTCACCCCGCCGACATTACTCCCGGCAGCGACCTACTCTCCCGCGCAGTTGCCCGCGAAGTACCATCGGCCCTGGAGGGCTTAACGACCGTGTTCGGAATGGGAACGGGTGTAACCCCTCCGGCATCGCCACCGGGAATCTCACACAGTGGGGCCATACGGCCCCTACGACTCAGCCATGGCTCGTGCGTTCGGATCCCGGCCCCCCGTGCTAATGGAAGCCTTAGCCTGCGACTCCGAGCCACGGTGCAAGCTCCATACAGCTACCCCTAAGAAAGTACCTTCAAGCCCTCGACCGATTAGTACCGGTAGGCTCAAGGCCTTGCGGCCCTTACACCTCCGGCCTATCAACCAGGTAGTCTTCCTGGGGTCTTACCCGGTTAGCCCGGTGGGAGGCCTCATCTTGGGGTGGGTTTCGCGCTTAGATGCTTTCAGCGCTTATCCCGTCCGCACATAGCTACCCGGCGCGTGCCCTTGGCAGGACAACCGGTACACCAGAGGTGCGTCCACTCCGGTCCTCTCGTACTAGGAGCAGCTCCCCTCAAGCCTCCTGCGCCCGCAGTGGATAGGGACCGAACTGTCTCACGCGTGTTGTTTCCCCTGTTTCCAGAGGCACAGACTATAGCTCCATCCTTCCGGAGAAGTCAGAAG
This genomic interval from bacterium contains the following:
- the rpoZ gene encoding DNA-directed RNA polymerase subunit omega; this translates as MMIRPPLEALLEKIENKYGLVVAVSKRARVLKEGQLPMVDVASSNPVTVALEEIAAGKIRIDKSKEQPKE